In Salminus brasiliensis chromosome 24, fSalBra1.hap2, whole genome shotgun sequence, one genomic interval encodes:
- the map3k4 gene encoding mitogen-activated protein kinase kinase kinase 4 isoform X4 encodes MEAPGQGRPTDPPKDESRQNSELDELWDELTQEEESFYGTSPPRTPRQMKRMSGKHQRGGQSRAAGRSPIKERSPTGASSHREREGAKPPDPAEEVNYKQGKKQRSNLRSNERDKKKTFEGSFMLDPLSKSGPFSAVSMDPRKPYLSLGCSSSKLPVNMPHALPRTHRQTSRTDCPADRLKFFETLRLLLKLTSMSSKKKEKEQRGLENTAFMGQNNEVIWLELQAWHARRSINDQDLFLYTARQAIPDIISKVLHFKVEYSCLATPETRPEPVQRDSCPGESNCGTCPTSWAEVDTAALLGSGTACREHLQRQRQAFEQVRGVMGLLESVEALYPSLQTLQKDYEKYAARDFQGRVQALCLWLNITQDLNQKLRVMGTVLGLRDLSRIGWPVFEIPSPRCSRGSDGDEQDEEDENDSTATFTADSDMEESEPAGTEAKRESLTCLTPKFARLLSEEFIPACGGESQCCPTAIYRPFVDKALKQMGLRKLILRLHKLMDRSLQRSRTALLSHTPTQELSEVPDSSLLYIDYLPELSRHLGGQVEEEAGSGRVSWAELQDMDLPSFRPAFLVLCRVLLNVIHECLKLRLEQRPAGKPSLLSIKQLVRECKEVLKGGLLMKQYYQFMLRGIISDPQGLQTNANIDEFEEDLHEMLEVYFGYMRSWIEMLQQLPQASHSLKNLLEEEWNFTKVITPYIRGGEAQSGKLFCDIAGMLLRSTGDFLDVGLQKSYDEFWESADCSMASDEIRRSVIETSRSLKELFHEARERASKALGFAKMLRKDLEIAADFSLASGVPCILQALKERNYVKVQIPGLEELQIFVPCGLMEQRSTILQLLNAAVGKECSKEPDEIPEDEAYLLMSKHGVGDAPAEANWAQWDGTTLKLVPQMETVDTLRAMKVENLLLIVMQSAHLVAQRKAFQQSMEELLTLRREQTSSQPLIAQALEQLKNEALELCNKINSAIDHVEYMFTSEFEAEVEESESATLQQYYREAMVQGYNFAFEYHKEVVRLMSGEFRQRIGERYIAFARKWMNYVLTKCESGRGTRPRWATQGFDFLQAIEPVFISALPEDDFLSLQALMNECIGHVIGKPHSPVSGLYLATRNSPRPVKVPRCHSDPPNPSLFIPNAEGTSVHENDRLSSVAAELQFRSLSRHSSPTEDREEPSYPKSDPAAAVRRSWELRNFISQSKDTAARQDPMEAVQRAIHSFEEKRYAALRQRNVIGQVCHTPKSYDNVMHVGLRKVTFKWQRGNKIGEGQYGKVYTCINVDTGELMAMKEIRFQPNDHKTIKETADELKIFEGIKHPNLVRYFGVELHREEMYIFMEYCDEGTLEEVSRLGLQEHVIRLYCKQITTAINVLHEHGIVHRDIKGANIFLTSSGLIKLGDFGCSVKLKNNAHTMPGEVNSTLGTAAYMAPEVITRAKGEGHGRAADIWSLGCVLIEMVTGKRPWHEYEHNFQIMYKVGMGHKPPIPEKLSTEGKDFLSHCLESEPKRRWTASALLDHPFVKVCTDEE; translated from the exons GCCGACGGACCCACCGAAAGATGAGTCCCGGCAGAACTCTGAGTTGGATGAGTTGTGGGACGAGCTCACCCAGGAAGAGGAGTCTTTTTACGGCACCTCGCCTCCCCGCACCCCCCGCCAGATGAAACGCATGTCCGGCAAACACCAGAGAGGCGGCCAGAGCAGAGCTGCGGGTCGCTCTCCCATCAAAG AGAGGAGCCCCACCGGTGCCTCATCCCACAGAGAGCGTGAAGGAGCCAAACCACCAGACCCTGCTGAGGAGGTCAATTACAAGCAAGGCAAGAAGCAGCGCTCCAACCTGCGTTCGAACGAGCGGGACAAAAAGAAGACGTTTGAGGGCTCCTTCATGTTGGACCCTCTCTCCAAGTCTGGTCCCTTCAGCGCAGTCAGCATGGACCCCAGGAAGCCCTACCTGAGCTTGGGCTGCAGCTCCAGCAAGCTCCCGGTCAACATGCCCCACGCTCTGCCCCGCACCCACCGCCAGACCTCGCGGACCGACTGCCCGGCTGACCGCTTGAAGTTCTTCGAGACGCTTCGCCTGCTGCTCAAACTGACGTCCATGTCGTCcaagaagaaggaaaaggagcAGCGGGGCCTGGAGAACACGGCCTTCATGGGCCAGAACAATGAGGTCATCTGGCTGGAGCTCCAAGCCTGGCATGCTCGTCGCAGCATCAATGACCAGGACTTGTTTCTTTACACGGCACGCCAGGCCATTCCTGATATCATCAGCAAGGTTCTGCACTTCAAGGTGGAATACAGCTGCCTGGCCACGCCTGAGACTCGTCCGGAGCCCGTCCAGAGAGACTCCTGCCCAGGAGAGTCTAACTGCGGGACCTGCCCCACCTCCTGGGCCGAGGTAGACACCGCAGCCCTGCTGGGCTCAGGCACGGCATGCCGGGAACACTTGCAGAGACAGCGGCAGGCTTTTGAGCAGGTCAGAGGTGTGATGGGGTTGTTGGAGTCTGTAGAAGCTCTCTACCCATCGCTGCAGACTCTGCAGAAGGACTACGAGAAGTATGCGGCACGGGACTTCCAGGGCAGGGTGCAGGCACTCTGCCTGTGGCTCAATATCACTCAGGACCTAAACCAGAAGCTGCGTGTGATGGGCACCGTGCTGGGCCTCCGAGACCTCTCCCGCATCGGTTGGCCCGTCTTCGAGATCCCCTCGCCCCGTTGCTCCCGTGGCAGCGATGGCGACGAACAGGACGAGGAGGACGAGAACGACTCCACCGCCACCTTCACAGCCGACAGTGACATGGAGGAGAGTGAGCCCGCCGGGACCGAAGCCAAAAGGGAATCCTTAACTTGCCTTACGCCCAAGTTTGCTCGCCTGTTGTCGGAGGAGTTCATCCCGGCGTGCGGCGGTGAAAGCCAGTGCTGCCCGACCGCCATATACAGGCCATTTGTAGACAAGGCGCTGAAGCAGATGGGCCTGCGCAAACTCATCCTTCGCCTACACAAACTGATGGACCGCTCGCTGCAGAGGTCCAGGACTGCGCTGCTGAGCCACACGCCCACTCAAGAG TTGTCCGAGGTTCCGGACTCTTCCTTGCTGTACATTGACTACCTACCTGAGCTCTCTCGGCACCTGGGTGGACAGGTGGAAGAAGAGGCAGGTTCAGGACGGGTCTCGTGGGCAGAACTGCAGGACATGGACCTGCCCTCATTTCGGCCTGCTTTCTTAGTGCTCTGTCGGGTGCTGCTAAACGTCATTCACGAGTGCCTCAAACTGCGCCTGGAGCAAAGACCTGCCGGAAAGCCTTCGCTGCTCAGCATCAAACAG TTGGTGCGCGAGTGTAAGGAAGTGCTGAAAGGTGGGCTCCTCATGAAGCAGTACTACCAGTTCATGCTGCGTGGCATCATCTCTGACCCGCAAGGCCTGCAGACCAACGCCAACATTGATGAGTTCGAGGAAGACCTCCATGAAATgctagag GTCTACTTCGGCTACATGCGCAGCTGGATCGAGATGTTGCAGCAGCTTCCTCAGGCCTCCCACAGCCTGAAGAACCTGCTGGAGGAAGAGTGGAACTTCACTAAGGTCATTACTCCATACATCCGAGGAGGAGAAGCCCAGTCTGGGAAGCTGTTTTG TGACATTGCTGGCATGCTGCTGAGGTCCACGGGAGACTTCCTCGATGTAGGTCTTCAGAAGAGTTATGATGAGTTCTGGGAGAGTGCTGATTGTAGCATGGCCTCAGATGAGATCAG GCGGTCGGTGATCGAGACCAGCCGATCTCTCAAAGAGCTTTTCCACGAGGCCAGGGAGCGGGCGTCTAAAGCGCTGGGCTTTGCCAAGATGCTTCGCAAG GATCTCGAGATTGCTGCTGACTTCAGCTTAGCCAGCGGAGTGCCTTGCATTCTCCAAGCCTTGAAAGAAAGGAACTACGTCAAG gttcaaatcccaggccTGGAAGAGCTACAAATCTTTGTCCCGTGTGGTTTGATGGAGCAGCGGTCCACCATCCTGCAGCTGCTGAATGCAGCAGTGGGGAAGGAGTGCTCAAAGGAGCCAGATGAGATCCCCGAGGATGAGGCCTATCTACTTATGAGCAAGCATGGGGTTGGGGATGCACCTGCTGAGGCCAACTGGGCCCAGTGGGACGGGACCACACTCAAACTGGTGCCACAGATGGAGACTGTGGACACCTTGAGGGCAATGAAG GTCGAGAATCTGCTGTTGATAGTGATGCAGTCAGCTCACCTGGTGGCCCAGCGCAAAGCCTTCCAGCAGTCAATGGAGGAGCTGCTGACCCTACGGCGTGAGCAGACCTCAAGTCAACCCCTCATTGCTCAAGCCCTAGAACAGCTAAAG AACGAGGCACTGGAACTGTGCAATAAGATTAACAGTGCCATAGATCATGTGGAGTACATGTTCACCTCAGAGTTTGAGGCAGAAGTGGAGGAGTCAGAGTCCGCCACCCTTCAGCAGTACTACAGAGAAGCCATGGTCCAGGGCTACAACTTTGCCTTTGAG TACCATAAGGAGGTGGTCAGGCTGATGTCAGGAGAGTTCCGGCAGCGGATAGGGGAGCGCTACATTGCCTTTGCCCGAAAGTGGATGAATTATGTCCTGACAAAGTGTGAGAGTGGTAGAGGTACCCGACCCAG GTGGGCAACACAGGGCTTCGATTTCCTTCAAGCTATTGAACCGGTGTTCATCTCTGCACTGCCTGAAGATGATTTTCTG AGTCTTCAGGCCCTGATGAACGAATGTATTGGCCATGTGATTGGGAAACCTCACAGTCCTGTTAGCGGCCTGTACCTCG CTACTCGAAACAGCCCTCGGCCTGTCAAAGTTCCTCGCTGCCATAGTGACCCTCCAAACCCCTCTCTCTTCATCCCCAATGCAGAGGGCACCAG TGTCCACGAGAACGACCGTCTGTCATCAGTGGCAGCCGAACTTCAGTTCAGGTCCCTCAGTCGCCACTCCAGCCCCACAGAGGACCGAGAGG AGCCATCATATCCAAAGTCAgaccctgctgctgctgtccgcCGTAGCTGGGAACTACGCAACTTCATTAGCCAATCGAAAG ACACGGCAGCGCGCCAGGACCCGATGGAGGCGGTGCAGCGTGCCATCCACTCCTTTGAGGAGAAGCGTTACGCAGCTCTGAGGCAGCGCAATGTCATCGGCCAAGTGTGCCACACGCCCAAGTCCTACGACAACGTCATGCATGTCGGCCTGCGCAAGGTCACCTTTAAGTGGCAGAGAGGCAACAAGATAG GTGAAGGGCAATATGGGAAGGtctatacctgtattaatgTGGACACAGGTGAACTGATGGCTATGAAGGAG ATTCGCTTCCAGCCCAACGACCACAAAACGATAAAGGAGACGGCAGATGAGCTGAAAATCTTCGAAGGGATTAAACACCCAAACCTGGTCCGCTACTTCGGGGTTGAGCTCCATCGG GAGGAGATGTACATCTTCATGGAGTACTGTGATGAAGGCACGCTGGAAGAGGTCTCCAGACTGGGACTGCAGGAGCACGTGATCCGACTGTACTGCAAGCAGATCACCACTGCCATCAATGTGCTTCATGAGCACGGCATTGTGCACCGTGATATCAAAG GAGCCAACATTTTCCTCACCTCATCCGGCCTGATAAAGCTGGGGGACTTCGGCTGCTCGGTCAAGCTGAAGAATAACGCTCATACCATGCCAGGCGAGGTGAACAGCACACTGGGAACTGCAG CATATATGGCTCCTGAGGTCATCACAAGAGCGAAAGGTGAAGGACATGGGCGTGCCGCCGATATCTGGAGTCTGGGCTGTGTTCTCATCGAGATGGTCACTGGAAAA AGACCCTGGCATGAGTATGAACACAACTTCCAGATTATGTATAAGGTGGGAATGGGCCACAAGCCGCCCATCCCAGAGAAACTGAGCACAGAGGGGAAAGACTTCCTGTCCCACTGTCTGGAGAGCGAGCCCAAACGCCGCTGGACTGCCAGCGCACTGCTGGACCATCCCTTTGtcaag
- the map3k4 gene encoding mitogen-activated protein kinase kinase kinase 4 isoform X2, whose amino-acid sequence MEAPGQGRPTDPPKDESRQNSELDELWDELTQEEESFYGTSPPRTPRQMKRMSGKHQRGGQSRAAGRSPIKERSPTGASSHREREGAKPPDPAEEVNYKQGKKQRSNLRSNERDKKKTFEGSFMLDPLSKSGPFSAVSMDPRKPYLSLGCSSSKLPVNMPHALPRTHRQTSRTDCPADRLKFFETLRLLLKLTSMSSKKKEKEQRGLENTAFMGQNNEVIWLELQAWHARRSINDQDLFLYTARQAIPDIISKVLHFKVEYSCLATPETRPEPVQRDSCPGESNCGTCPTSWAEVDTAALLGSGTACREHLQRQRQAFEQVRGVMGLLESVEALYPSLQTLQKDYEKYAARDFQGRVQALCLWLNITQDLNQKLRVMGTVLGLRDLSRIGWPVFEIPSPRCSRGSDGDEQDEEDENDSTATFTADSDMEESEPAGTEAKRESLTCLTPKFARLLSEEFIPACGGESQCCPTAIYRPFVDKALKQMGLRKLILRLHKLMDRSLQRSRTALLSHTPTQELSEVPDSSLLYIDYLPELSRHLGGQVEEEAGSGRVSWAELQDMDLPSFRPAFLVLCRVLLNVIHECLKLRLEQRPAGKPSLLSIKQLVRECKEVLKGGLLMKQYYQFMLRGIISDPQGLQTNANIDEFEEDLHEMLEVYFGYMRSWIEMLQQLPQASHSLKNLLEEEWNFTKVITPYIRGGEAQSGKLFCDIAGMLLRSTGDFLDVGLQKSYDEFWESADCSMASDEIRRSVIETSRSLKELFHEARERASKALGFAKMLRKDLEIAADFSLASGVPCILQALKERNYVKVQIPGLEELQIFVPCGLMEQRSTILQLLNAAVGKECSKEPDEIPEDEAYLLMSKHGVGDAPAEANWAQWDGTTLKLVPQMETVDTLRAMKVENLLLIVMQSAHLVAQRKAFQQSMEELLTLRREQTSSQPLIAQALEQLKNEALELCNKINSAIDHVEYMFTSEFEAEVEESESATLQQYYREAMVQGYNFAFEYHKEVVRLMSGEFRQRIGERYIAFARKWMNYVLTKCESGRGTRPRWATQGFDFLQAIEPVFISALPEDDFLSLQALMNECIGHVIGKPHSPVSGLYLATRNSPRPVKVPRCHSDPPNPSLFIPNAEGTSSRSLPCDLRTQLYPPGPRPAPQAPHGENSNTKALCTVPNEHSVHENDRLSSVAAELQFRSLSRHSSPTEDREEPSYPKSDPAAAVRRSWELRNFISQSKDTAARQDPMEAVQRAIHSFEEKRYAALRQRNVIGQVCHTPKSYDNVMHVGLRKVTFKWQRGNKIGEGQYGKVYTCINVDTGELMAMKEIRFQPNDHKTIKETADELKIFEGIKHPNLVRYFGVELHREEMYIFMEYCDEGTLEEVSRLGLQEHVIRLYCKQITTAINVLHEHGIVHRDIKGANIFLTSSGLIKLGDFGCSVKLKNNAHTMPGEVNSTLGTAAYMAPEVITRAKGEGHGRAADIWSLGCVLIEMVTGKRPWHEYEHNFQIMYKVGMGHKPPIPEKLSTEGKDFLSHCLESEPKRRWTASALLDHPFVKVCTDEE is encoded by the exons GCCGACGGACCCACCGAAAGATGAGTCCCGGCAGAACTCTGAGTTGGATGAGTTGTGGGACGAGCTCACCCAGGAAGAGGAGTCTTTTTACGGCACCTCGCCTCCCCGCACCCCCCGCCAGATGAAACGCATGTCCGGCAAACACCAGAGAGGCGGCCAGAGCAGAGCTGCGGGTCGCTCTCCCATCAAAG AGAGGAGCCCCACCGGTGCCTCATCCCACAGAGAGCGTGAAGGAGCCAAACCACCAGACCCTGCTGAGGAGGTCAATTACAAGCAAGGCAAGAAGCAGCGCTCCAACCTGCGTTCGAACGAGCGGGACAAAAAGAAGACGTTTGAGGGCTCCTTCATGTTGGACCCTCTCTCCAAGTCTGGTCCCTTCAGCGCAGTCAGCATGGACCCCAGGAAGCCCTACCTGAGCTTGGGCTGCAGCTCCAGCAAGCTCCCGGTCAACATGCCCCACGCTCTGCCCCGCACCCACCGCCAGACCTCGCGGACCGACTGCCCGGCTGACCGCTTGAAGTTCTTCGAGACGCTTCGCCTGCTGCTCAAACTGACGTCCATGTCGTCcaagaagaaggaaaaggagcAGCGGGGCCTGGAGAACACGGCCTTCATGGGCCAGAACAATGAGGTCATCTGGCTGGAGCTCCAAGCCTGGCATGCTCGTCGCAGCATCAATGACCAGGACTTGTTTCTTTACACGGCACGCCAGGCCATTCCTGATATCATCAGCAAGGTTCTGCACTTCAAGGTGGAATACAGCTGCCTGGCCACGCCTGAGACTCGTCCGGAGCCCGTCCAGAGAGACTCCTGCCCAGGAGAGTCTAACTGCGGGACCTGCCCCACCTCCTGGGCCGAGGTAGACACCGCAGCCCTGCTGGGCTCAGGCACGGCATGCCGGGAACACTTGCAGAGACAGCGGCAGGCTTTTGAGCAGGTCAGAGGTGTGATGGGGTTGTTGGAGTCTGTAGAAGCTCTCTACCCATCGCTGCAGACTCTGCAGAAGGACTACGAGAAGTATGCGGCACGGGACTTCCAGGGCAGGGTGCAGGCACTCTGCCTGTGGCTCAATATCACTCAGGACCTAAACCAGAAGCTGCGTGTGATGGGCACCGTGCTGGGCCTCCGAGACCTCTCCCGCATCGGTTGGCCCGTCTTCGAGATCCCCTCGCCCCGTTGCTCCCGTGGCAGCGATGGCGACGAACAGGACGAGGAGGACGAGAACGACTCCACCGCCACCTTCACAGCCGACAGTGACATGGAGGAGAGTGAGCCCGCCGGGACCGAAGCCAAAAGGGAATCCTTAACTTGCCTTACGCCCAAGTTTGCTCGCCTGTTGTCGGAGGAGTTCATCCCGGCGTGCGGCGGTGAAAGCCAGTGCTGCCCGACCGCCATATACAGGCCATTTGTAGACAAGGCGCTGAAGCAGATGGGCCTGCGCAAACTCATCCTTCGCCTACACAAACTGATGGACCGCTCGCTGCAGAGGTCCAGGACTGCGCTGCTGAGCCACACGCCCACTCAAGAG TTGTCCGAGGTTCCGGACTCTTCCTTGCTGTACATTGACTACCTACCTGAGCTCTCTCGGCACCTGGGTGGACAGGTGGAAGAAGAGGCAGGTTCAGGACGGGTCTCGTGGGCAGAACTGCAGGACATGGACCTGCCCTCATTTCGGCCTGCTTTCTTAGTGCTCTGTCGGGTGCTGCTAAACGTCATTCACGAGTGCCTCAAACTGCGCCTGGAGCAAAGACCTGCCGGAAAGCCTTCGCTGCTCAGCATCAAACAG TTGGTGCGCGAGTGTAAGGAAGTGCTGAAAGGTGGGCTCCTCATGAAGCAGTACTACCAGTTCATGCTGCGTGGCATCATCTCTGACCCGCAAGGCCTGCAGACCAACGCCAACATTGATGAGTTCGAGGAAGACCTCCATGAAATgctagag GTCTACTTCGGCTACATGCGCAGCTGGATCGAGATGTTGCAGCAGCTTCCTCAGGCCTCCCACAGCCTGAAGAACCTGCTGGAGGAAGAGTGGAACTTCACTAAGGTCATTACTCCATACATCCGAGGAGGAGAAGCCCAGTCTGGGAAGCTGTTTTG TGACATTGCTGGCATGCTGCTGAGGTCCACGGGAGACTTCCTCGATGTAGGTCTTCAGAAGAGTTATGATGAGTTCTGGGAGAGTGCTGATTGTAGCATGGCCTCAGATGAGATCAG GCGGTCGGTGATCGAGACCAGCCGATCTCTCAAAGAGCTTTTCCACGAGGCCAGGGAGCGGGCGTCTAAAGCGCTGGGCTTTGCCAAGATGCTTCGCAAG GATCTCGAGATTGCTGCTGACTTCAGCTTAGCCAGCGGAGTGCCTTGCATTCTCCAAGCCTTGAAAGAAAGGAACTACGTCAAG gttcaaatcccaggccTGGAAGAGCTACAAATCTTTGTCCCGTGTGGTTTGATGGAGCAGCGGTCCACCATCCTGCAGCTGCTGAATGCAGCAGTGGGGAAGGAGTGCTCAAAGGAGCCAGATGAGATCCCCGAGGATGAGGCCTATCTACTTATGAGCAAGCATGGGGTTGGGGATGCACCTGCTGAGGCCAACTGGGCCCAGTGGGACGGGACCACACTCAAACTGGTGCCACAGATGGAGACTGTGGACACCTTGAGGGCAATGAAG GTCGAGAATCTGCTGTTGATAGTGATGCAGTCAGCTCACCTGGTGGCCCAGCGCAAAGCCTTCCAGCAGTCAATGGAGGAGCTGCTGACCCTACGGCGTGAGCAGACCTCAAGTCAACCCCTCATTGCTCAAGCCCTAGAACAGCTAAAG AACGAGGCACTGGAACTGTGCAATAAGATTAACAGTGCCATAGATCATGTGGAGTACATGTTCACCTCAGAGTTTGAGGCAGAAGTGGAGGAGTCAGAGTCCGCCACCCTTCAGCAGTACTACAGAGAAGCCATGGTCCAGGGCTACAACTTTGCCTTTGAG TACCATAAGGAGGTGGTCAGGCTGATGTCAGGAGAGTTCCGGCAGCGGATAGGGGAGCGCTACATTGCCTTTGCCCGAAAGTGGATGAATTATGTCCTGACAAAGTGTGAGAGTGGTAGAGGTACCCGACCCAG GTGGGCAACACAGGGCTTCGATTTCCTTCAAGCTATTGAACCGGTGTTCATCTCTGCACTGCCTGAAGATGATTTTCTG AGTCTTCAGGCCCTGATGAACGAATGTATTGGCCATGTGATTGGGAAACCTCACAGTCCTGTTAGCGGCCTGTACCTCG CTACTCGAAACAGCCCTCGGCCTGTCAAAGTTCCTCGCTGCCATAGTGACCCTCCAAACCCCTCTCTCTTCATCCCCAATGCAGAGGGCACCAG TTCTCGGAGTCTCCCATGTGACCTGCGTACCCAGCTATATCCCCCAGGCCCCCGCCCTGCCCCTCAGGCCCCCCATGGGGAAAACAGCAACACCAAAGCTCTCTGCACCGTCCCCAATGAGCACAG TGTCCACGAGAACGACCGTCTGTCATCAGTGGCAGCCGAACTTCAGTTCAGGTCCCTCAGTCGCCACTCCAGCCCCACAGAGGACCGAGAGG AGCCATCATATCCAAAGTCAgaccctgctgctgctgtccgcCGTAGCTGGGAACTACGCAACTTCATTAGCCAATCGAAAG ACACGGCAGCGCGCCAGGACCCGATGGAGGCGGTGCAGCGTGCCATCCACTCCTTTGAGGAGAAGCGTTACGCAGCTCTGAGGCAGCGCAATGTCATCGGCCAAGTGTGCCACACGCCCAAGTCCTACGACAACGTCATGCATGTCGGCCTGCGCAAGGTCACCTTTAAGTGGCAGAGAGGCAACAAGATAG GTGAAGGGCAATATGGGAAGGtctatacctgtattaatgTGGACACAGGTGAACTGATGGCTATGAAGGAG ATTCGCTTCCAGCCCAACGACCACAAAACGATAAAGGAGACGGCAGATGAGCTGAAAATCTTCGAAGGGATTAAACACCCAAACCTGGTCCGCTACTTCGGGGTTGAGCTCCATCGG GAGGAGATGTACATCTTCATGGAGTACTGTGATGAAGGCACGCTGGAAGAGGTCTCCAGACTGGGACTGCAGGAGCACGTGATCCGACTGTACTGCAAGCAGATCACCACTGCCATCAATGTGCTTCATGAGCACGGCATTGTGCACCGTGATATCAAAG GAGCCAACATTTTCCTCACCTCATCCGGCCTGATAAAGCTGGGGGACTTCGGCTGCTCGGTCAAGCTGAAGAATAACGCTCATACCATGCCAGGCGAGGTGAACAGCACACTGGGAACTGCAG CATATATGGCTCCTGAGGTCATCACAAGAGCGAAAGGTGAAGGACATGGGCGTGCCGCCGATATCTGGAGTCTGGGCTGTGTTCTCATCGAGATGGTCACTGGAAAA AGACCCTGGCATGAGTATGAACACAACTTCCAGATTATGTATAAGGTGGGAATGGGCCACAAGCCGCCCATCCCAGAGAAACTGAGCACAGAGGGGAAAGACTTCCTGTCCCACTGTCTGGAGAGCGAGCCCAAACGCCGCTGGACTGCCAGCGCACTGCTGGACCATCCCTTTGtcaag